One genomic window of Pocillopora verrucosa isolate sample1 chromosome 8, ASM3666991v2, whole genome shotgun sequence includes the following:
- the LOC131796791 gene encoding adenosine receptor A3-like, with translation MNNSLPGTESHNSSSKTLQDPFYSVLMANAILNICLCYPTIMMNILAIQALRKTPSLSKNLKTLLLNLAVSDLSVGVLGQPLYIVRRVGQLHGNLHKLRTSFSIVANVLFLSSFCGVTAASADRFVSIWKPLRYPQLVTHERVVITVIAIWLLSAFLGLANVFLLTEKMSFVIFFIIELFCFVSTTWFTLKVYLTIRRQNLQIQARAHSAQNSHIIIKDATLNKSAQSTYWIHFAFWVCYFPQFFVSCLRQFITHPHQQHTFMMILVSSWTLVLMNSALNPIIYCWKMRSIRRTMIDILQSIIRRIRLGLPF, from the coding sequence GAATCACATAATTCAAGCTCGAAGACTTTACAAGATCCGTTCTACTCTGTTCTTATGGCTAATGCTATCCTCAATATTTGTCTCTGTTATCCAACCATTATGATGAACATTCTAGCAATTCAAGCTTTGAGAAAAACGCCTTCGCtgtcaaaaaatttaaaaacattgcTTTTAAATCTTGCTGTTTCTGATCTTAGTGTTGGCGTACTGGGTCAACCGCTGTATATCGTTCGGCGAGTGGGCCAACTACACGGCAACTTGCATAAACTGCGTACTTCCTTTTCCATTGTTGCCAATGTCCTCTTTCTATCGTCTTTTTGTGGTGTAACGGCCGCGAGTGCAGACAGATTCGTTTCCATTTGGAAGCCTCTGCGTTATCCCCAACTGGTGACTCACGAACGAGTGGTTATCACGGTCATTGCAATATGGCTTTTAAGTGCATTTCTTGGACTTGCGAATGTGTTCCTTCTCACAGAGAAGATgtcttttgtgatatttttcataATCGAATTATTTTGCTTCGTTTCCACCACATGGTTTACTTTAAAGGTTTATTTAACGATCAGACGTCAAAACTTACAAATTCAGGCTAGAGCACATTCAGCTCAAAATAGCCATATCATAATAAAAGATGCCACGCTTAACAAATCTGCTCAAAGCACATACTGGATTCACTTTGCATTTTGGGTATGTTATTTTCCCCAGTTTTTTGTCAGCTGTTTACGTCAGTTTATAACGCATCCACATCAACAACATACTTTCATGATGATACTCGTGTCTTCATGGACACTGGTCCTTATGAACTCTGCGCTCAATCCAATAATTTACTGTTGGAAGATGAGAAGTATTCGGCGAACCATGATAGACATTCTTCAAAGTATAATTCGAAGGATCAGGTTGGGATTACCATTTTGA